A window of Anomalospiza imberbis isolate Cuckoo-Finch-1a 21T00152 chromosome 4, ASM3175350v1, whole genome shotgun sequence contains these coding sequences:
- the THNSL2 gene encoding threonine synthase-like 2, producing the protein MEYVSTRGGTRAADFEGALFSGYARDGGLFMPQHIPSLDRDTLQRWSSLSYPELVKELCSLFVPARLVPRDALNELIDRAFSRFRHKNVVHLSRLKDGLNILELWHGVTYAFKDLSLSCTGQFLQYFLEKKKKHVNILVGTSGDTGSSAIESVRGQKNVDIFVLLPKGFCTQIQELQMTTVIEDNVHVFAAHGNSDEIDEPIKELFADVDFAGKYNLMSLNSVNWSRIMVQIAHFFYAYFQCTPSLDTTQLPMVEIVVPTGGGGNITAGCIAQKMGLPIRLITVVNSNDIIHRTVQHGDFSLAESVKATLASAMDIQEPYNVERILWLLSGSDSCLIKTLMEQFNISKRLKLPEDLHRKLSETLGSCSASDQDIVGAMQRCWEENQYLLCPHSAVAAHYHYSQPHSIPRCCLAPASAAKFQDALLRAGLVPQIPPEITALTAMETRSTPLERGQDWVQVLRSRIEDVAQQWEAQTGQSVPQGR; encoded by the exons ATGGAGTACGTCAGCACACGGGGAGGCACGAGGGCCGCGGACTTCGAGGGAGCCCTTTTCTCTGGCTATGCCCGCGATGGGGGCCTCTTCATGCCCCAGCACATCCCCTCgctggacagggacaccctgcAAAggtggagcagcctgtcctaCCCTGAGCTGGTGAAGGAGCTGTGCTCCCTCTTCGTCCCGGCCAGGCTGGTCCCACGGGACGCGCTCAACG AGCTGATCGACAGAGCCTTCAGCAGATTCAGGCACAAGAATGTCGTGCATCTGTCCAGGCTGAAAGATGGGCTGAACATTTTGGAGCTCTGGCATGGTGTTACGTATGCATTTAAGGACCTTTCCTtgtcctgcacaggacagtttttacagtatttcttggagaaaaagaagaagcatGTCAATATTCTGGTGG GGACttcaggggacacagggagctCGGCCATCGAGAGCGTGAGAGGGCAGAAGAATGTGGACATCTTTGTTCTGCTGCCCAAGGGGTTCTGCACCCAGATACAGGAACTACAGATGACCACTGTCATTGAAGACAACGTCCACGTCTTTGCTG CTCATGGGAACAGCGATGAAATCGATGAGCCAATCAAGGAACTGTTTGCTGATGTCGATTTTGCTGGAAAATACAACCTGATGAGTTTGAATTCTGTCAATTGGTCCAGGATTATGGTGCAGATTGCCCACTTCTTCTATGCTTACTTTCAGtgcaccccatccctggatACCACCCAGCTGCCAATGGTGGAAATTGTTGTGCCaacgggaggaggaggaaatatCACAG CTGGCTGTATTGCCCAGAAAATGGGTCTCCCAATTCGACTTATTACTGTGGTGAACAGCAATGACATCATTCATAGGACTGTTCAACATGGAGATTTCTCACTGGCAGAGAGCGTGAAGGCTACGTTAGCATCAGCCATGGATATCCAG GAGCCTTACAACGTGGAGAGGATCCTCTGGCTGCTCTCGGGCTCTGACAGCTGCCTGATAAAAACTCTGATGGAGCAATTCAACATCTCAAAAAGGCTGAAGCTGCCAGAGGATTTGCACAGAAAA CTCTCAGAGACCCTGGGATCGTGCTCAGCCTCTGACCAGGACATTGTGGGAGCCATGCAGCGCTGCTGGGAGGAAAATCAGTACCTGCTGTGCCCCCACTCTGCCGTGGCTGCTCACTACCACTACTCACAGCCACACAG CATCCCCCGGTGTTGCTTGGCTCCAGCCTCTGCAGCCAAATTTCAGGATGCCCTTCTCCGAGCTGGCCTGGTTCCCCAGATCCCCCCTGAAATCACTGCTCTGACAGCAATGGAGACCAGGTCCACTCCCCTGGAGCGGGGACAGGACTGGGTACAGGTGCTCCGGAGCCGGATTGAAGATGTGGCACAGCAGTGGGAGGCACAGACGGGTCAGTCGGTACCCCAGGGCAGGTAG